From a single Rosa rugosa chromosome 7, drRosRugo1.1, whole genome shotgun sequence genomic region:
- the LOC133722821 gene encoding uncharacterized protein LOC133722821 → MNLHKRKVLHNPLCSICGEYPETIEHCLLLCPWTSAVWFGGPTGYSPNKQSITSLDAWLLEVDKRVNSLSGDRAYVFQLVTHQLWEIWKHRCEIVVAHGSPNPIGTIERTRRSFGDWLHAVNSKLCPPARISSSQSLNSNWYPPDPTTFKVNVDGAWDAYSKKSGIGIVVRNHRGNSIAGASIYSAHNSAIETEAAGVVKGLQLAAYLKIQSIVLKCDCQEIIAVLDNPSLTPNWRILPMINMITQLKTLFPGIIWNWVPRTANRVADAAAKLAKLRLCSLEWANRPSASLLSVLRSDGLPGPLVV, encoded by the coding sequence ATGAATCTTCATAAGAGGAAAGTTCTTCACAACCCTCTGTGTAGCATCTGCGGTGAGTACCCGGAAACAATTGAGCACTGCCTGCTACTATGCCCTTGGACTTCTGCTGTGTGGTTTGGCGGCCCCACTGGCTATAGCCCAAATAAACAGAGTATAACTTCCTTGGATGCTTGGCTGCTGGAGGTTGATAAAAGGGTGAACTCTCTCTCTGGTGATCGTGCCTATGTTTTTCAACTTGTCACCCACCAACTGTGGGAAATCTGGAAGCATAGATGTGAAATTGTGGTTGCTCACGGCAGTCCTAATCCTATTGGTACAATTGAGAGAACCCGGAGAAGCTTCGGTGATTGGCTTCATGCTGTTAATTCAAAGTTGTGTCCACCTGCCAGGATCTCCAGTAGCCAGTCTCTAAATTCAAACTGGTACCCTCCTGACCCTACAACTTTTAAGGTCAATGTGGATGGAGCTTGGGATGCATATAGCAAGAAGAGCGGTATTGGCATTGTTGTAAGAAATCATAGAGGCAATTCCATAGCTGGAGCTAGCATCTATAGTGCCCACAACTCTGCAATTGAAACGGAAGCAGCTGGTGTGGTAAAGGGTCTGCAACTAGCTGCATACTTAAAAATTCAAAGCATTGTTCTGAAGTGTGACTGCCAGGAGATCATTGCAGTGTTAGACAACCCCTCTCTAACTCCAAACTGGAGAATCCTCCCAATGATCAATATGATTACCCAATTGAAGACTCTTTTTCCTGGAATTATATGGAACTGGGTTCCCCGAACAGCTAACCGCGTTGCTGACGCCGCGGCAAAGCTGGCCAAGTTGAGGCTGTGCTCTCTTGAATGGGCCAATCGGCCTTCAGCCTCTCTTCTTTCAGTCTTAAGGAGTGATGGCCTCCCAGGGCCCCTTGTAGTGTAG